In the genome of Mucilaginibacter defluvii, one region contains:
- a CDS encoding plasmid mobilization protein, protein MGEKNTGRKRRITLRLTTDEYTEMEQNWKNSTVRKLSEFVRRLIFGRKFTVYTRNKSQDELLEELVLLRRELNAIGVNFNQAVHRLHTLDHAPQMQRWIERFEQDKEHYFSVVGNVELRVKSLVELWSR, encoded by the coding sequence ATGGGAGAAAAAAATACGGGCCGGAAGCGGCGTATCACGTTGCGGTTGACGACGGATGAGTATACGGAAATGGAGCAGAACTGGAAGAACTCGACGGTGCGCAAGCTGTCTGAATTTGTGCGGCGCTTGATCTTCGGGCGGAAGTTCACGGTCTATACACGCAATAAATCGCAGGATGAATTGTTGGAAGAACTGGTGTTGTTGCGCCGCGAGTTGAATGCGATCGGTGTGAATTTTAACCAGGCGGTGCACCGGCTGCATACGCTGGATCATGCGCCGCAGATGCAGCGCTGGATCGAACGTTTTGAGCAGGATAAGGAGCACTATTTTTCGGTGGTGGGGAATGTGGAGTTGCGGGTAAAAAGCCTGGTCGAGTTATGGTCGCGGTGA
- a CDS encoding CHC2 zinc finger domain-containing protein codes for MDMSDEYFSVKDLRKIDLNLFLELQGHDPVARKKNDTDWWYLSPFREEHTASFHVDRLNNEWYDFGLAAGGNPVDFFLRYYTSDIPEVLEILNRNFSTHTLQTFRPDRFPAEVREAHRLQVRTVQPLYAYPLKNYLHERSIPVSVADAYCKEIGYEVAGRSYYGIGFKNDAGGWEIRNKNFKQSSAPKDISTFSYGARSAHVFEGFMDFLSWRALNPYVDPRSADVVVLNGAGLFDRALPFLNTHEQVHLWLDRDVTGLAYRDYALSLDKRFVDESGLYERFKDLNDWLQRKGETPQIRQRMGLAPVR; via the coding sequence ATGGATATGAGCGATGAATATTTCTCTGTGAAGGACCTGCGGAAGATCGATCTTAACCTGTTCCTGGAATTACAGGGGCATGATCCGGTGGCGCGTAAAAAGAACGATACGGACTGGTGGTACCTGTCACCGTTCCGGGAGGAACATACGGCCAGCTTCCACGTTGACCGGCTGAACAATGAATGGTATGATTTCGGGCTGGCTGCGGGCGGTAACCCGGTGGACTTTTTCCTGCGTTATTATACGAGCGACATCCCGGAGGTGCTGGAGATATTGAACCGTAATTTTTCGACGCATACGCTGCAAACTTTTCGGCCGGACCGGTTCCCGGCGGAGGTCAGGGAAGCGCACCGCTTACAGGTCAGGACCGTGCAGCCTTTGTATGCTTACCCGCTCAAGAATTACCTGCACGAAAGGAGCATTCCGGTCTCCGTGGCGGATGCTTATTGCAAGGAGATCGGGTACGAAGTTGCGGGGCGCTCTTACTATGGCATCGGTTTTAAAAATGATGCCGGGGGCTGGGAGATCCGCAATAAGAATTTCAAACAAAGCAGTGCGCCGAAAGACATCTCGACCTTCAGTTACGGGGCGCGTTCGGCGCATGTTTTCGAGGGTTTTATGGACTTCCTTTCCTGGCGTGCTTTGAACCCTTACGTAGATCCGCGTTCGGCAGATGTCGTGGTGCTGAACGGTGCGGGTCTGTTCGACCGGGCGCTGCCTTTTTTGAATACGCATGAGCAGGTACACCTGTGGCTCGACCGGGATGTGACGGGCCTGGCTTACCGGGATTATGCTTTATCGCTTGACAAACGTTTTGTGGACGAGAGCGGACTCTATGAGCGCTTCAAGGATCTGAACGACTGGCTGCAGCGCAAGGGCGAGACACCGCAGATCCGTCAGCGGATGGGGCTTGCGCCGGTCCGGTGA
- a CDS encoding DUF4365 domain-containing protein — MKRNLQLPRSSRQETLETISRNRLALLFDPEVFELRPEQQRDKGIDVVGEIKQGVEYTGFRFAIQLKSTESAKKQKDGSVPYPIAVSNLNYLLNFGLPGYYILYDLPGDQFYIISVAEVYRELQQKYHPDQLPKTYKVKFRQVLDQPQLDLIYKETFETGTLLKKLNLHWRSGSGNEPRPGGLVIDELQDVYSVEQNIAFIEQFGIHLLNSHRFFQVVEIEQRTHPRNKASAQFNMICGIAYYHQASLFKAVELLKLAVSEIDTLHPEDSNMLSYTLLHAKYLLGMVDQQVFRQEKARLVSNEHAGTFLQLEHLTDRFFESDDPDQGRRIRMFYDEAMRIIAKHPDFHDMRVVAYAKVLNLEATLLLHELAKNALHTLGRKTDVYRDVLTEEWIDLDTQFLGQIKQLHDYALKHQNFLAISNLMMEQNEWQFRKIYHYHAFNNWVREFQGFGATLSAHDTMFLRNLLQDVDKITVNYDRLQHRENQFNSLRTRYEILHFLRDQEAMAECAAEMEKLIDTYDLNVLRRSFDLMRQGDMRHQKFFIDLAQRRAALDRIAINGGFADLLYGDVDAAMNAALKRQPKWSLTELLPLNFPEENTGVV, encoded by the coding sequence ATGAAACGAAACCTGCAATTACCCCGTTCCAGCCGCCAGGAAACGTTAGAGACCATTTCGCGCAACCGGCTTGCGCTGCTTTTTGACCCGGAGGTATTTGAACTCCGGCCGGAGCAACAGCGGGACAAAGGTATTGATGTAGTTGGTGAGATCAAACAGGGCGTGGAATATACCGGTTTCCGTTTTGCCATCCAGTTGAAGTCTACTGAATCGGCTAAAAAGCAAAAGGACGGATCGGTTCCATACCCGATAGCGGTCAGTAATCTCAATTATCTGCTGAACTTTGGATTGCCAGGCTATTATATCCTATATGATCTTCCCGGCGATCAGTTCTATATCATTTCCGTCGCCGAAGTATATCGGGAATTGCAACAAAAATATCACCCTGACCAGTTGCCCAAAACCTATAAAGTAAAATTCAGGCAAGTGCTGGATCAGCCGCAACTGGACCTGATCTATAAAGAGACTTTCGAGACGGGCACCTTACTGAAGAAGCTGAACCTGCATTGGCGGTCCGGTTCGGGAAACGAACCCCGCCCCGGCGGTTTGGTCATCGATGAATTGCAGGATGTTTACAGCGTCGAACAGAACATCGCCTTCATCGAACAGTTCGGCATACACTTGCTGAACAGCCATCGTTTTTTCCAGGTAGTTGAAATTGAGCAGCGAACGCACCCCAGGAACAAGGCTTCAGCCCAGTTCAATATGATCTGCGGCATTGCGTATTACCATCAGGCAAGCCTGTTCAAGGCTGTTGAATTGCTCAAACTGGCAGTCAGTGAGATCGATACTTTGCATCCCGAAGACAGCAATATGTTGTCCTATACCTTGCTGCATGCGAAATATTTGCTGGGAATGGTGGATCAGCAGGTGTTCCGCCAAGAAAAGGCAAGATTGGTTTCCAACGAGCATGCGGGTACTTTTTTACAATTGGAGCATTTGACCGACCGGTTCTTTGAAAGCGATGACCCCGACCAGGGCCGGCGGATCAGGATGTTCTATGATGAGGCGATGCGAATTATCGCAAAGCACCCTGACTTTCATGATATGCGGGTGGTGGCCTATGCAAAAGTTCTGAATTTGGAAGCTACTTTATTATTGCATGAATTGGCTAAAAATGCCTTACATACCTTAGGCCGGAAAACAGATGTTTATCGGGACGTGCTCACTGAAGAATGGATCGATCTTGATACGCAATTTTTAGGGCAGATAAAACAACTCCATGATTATGCATTAAAGCATCAGAACTTTTTGGCGATCAGCAATTTGATGATGGAGCAGAACGAATGGCAATTCCGAAAGATCTATCATTATCATGCTTTCAATAATTGGGTCAGAGAATTCCAGGGCTTTGGGGCAACGCTTTCTGCACATGATACTATGTTCTTACGTAACCTTTTGCAGGACGTGGATAAGATCACGGTAAACTATGACCGGCTCCAGCACCGGGAAAATCAATTCAATAGCCTGCGCACGCGTTACGAGATCCTGCATTTTTTAAGGGATCAGGAAGCGATGGCTGAGTGTGCAGCAGAGATGGAGAAATTGATCGACACTTATGATCTGAATGTTTTGCGTAGGTCCTTTGACCTGATGCGGCAGGGCGATATGAGGCACCAAAAGTTTTTCATAGACCTCGCTCAACGGAGAGCGGCCCTTGACCGGATCGCGATCAACGGTGGTTTTGCAGACCTGCTGTATGGTGACGTAGATGCTGCAATGAATGCCGCGCTCAAACGTCAACCCAAATGGTCGTTGACCGAATTACTGCCTTTGAACTTTCCTGAAGAAAATACGGGTGTAGTATAA